Below is a genomic region from Herpetosiphonaceae bacterium.
GCGGCCCGCGCGCGTCGGGCCGTAGCCGCGCCCGGATCGTAATCACCACGGTCGCGCCGGGATCGATCTGCGGGATCTCGACGCGCACCGTCGGCCCGCGCACCGTCGCGGTGCCCGCCGAGGTCGTCACGTCGAGGATCTCGAACGCGCCCGGCATGTTGTCCTGAACGATCACATCGCGGGCGGTGGTGTCGCCGACGTTCTGCACGCGGATCGTAAAGACTACCGTCTCGCCCGGACGTGGGCGGGGGTTGTCCACCTCTTTGGTGACGTTGAGCGCGGCGCGGCGCGGCGTTGGCGTTGGTCCGGCGGTCTGCCCGTAGGCCTGGCCCCAGCCGCCGCCGAAGCTCATCAGCGTGACCAGTAAGCCCATGAGTAAAAGCGACATCGCGAAGCTGCGTTGGCGCTGGTATGACATGCCGATAACTCCCTTACACATTCGCACGCTCAGCCCGCGCAAGCGCCAGGCCAAGCCGTTGTCGAGATCTGGTTGCTTGAGCAGGGGGCGAGCTGCGCAGCGCTGCGATGAAGATCGTTGCCATCGATCGAGCGATAGCCGCGCCGCCGAGGTTGAGCGTGTCACACCAGCATGGCGGTCTGCCGTTTCGCCGTGCAGGATGTCGGTTGCTTGTCGGATAACGCTTGACGATCACATCTGGTTACTTATCGAATGGTTGCTACGGAGTACACGCTGGGGTAGCTTACCAAGCTTGGCGATCGTCTGTCGAACAGCATCAGTCCTGTATTTTCAACGGGAGAAGTACTAATTCTCGGCAAAACTGCATGATTGCAACATGCATCGATACTTAACTTTTGCTATATCAATCGGTCGATAAAGAGGCACATCATTAATTCCATCGAACTGTTAAGAATACTGCCATCTGTCATATTCATGATCCCGATCAATCGTGTTCTTACCGGATGCTCATACGCTTCAGCTCGGCGAGATCCGCGAGATGTTGGCGCTGTTTGGGCGAAGATCGTTGCGAAGCGATCCGGAACGTCTGGCATTGCGCAGCCAAAAGTACTGCTGCATATAGGAAGCGCGACAATTGATCCGATTGGGCAAGTTTGTATACTGCTCGTGGAAGTTTGTCGGCCATACCATCTGGCTTCGCAACGTCTCCGACACACTGCTGTTTGCCCCGTTCGTCGGGCTGGTGCGCTGGCTCCCGTAACTGGCAGGCGTGAAGATACAAACGATAGATGGTTGCAGCCCGAAGCTAGGGCGCTGCCACCGCGCAGGAGGCGCAGGCATGATCTCGAAATATGCGATCGTCGTCGCGACGAAAGAGCAGGTATCCTCGGAGCTGGCCGGAGAGGCCGTTATTCTCAATCTGAAGAATGGCATGTATTACGGGCTAGACCCGGTGGGCGCGCGGATCTGGACGCTGATCCAGCAGCCCCGGTCGGTCGCCGCGCTCTTCGAGGTCATTCTGGCCGAGTACGATGTCGATCCTGGGCGCTGCGAGCGCGATGTGCTGGCGCTGCTCCGAGATCTGGCCGCCGCTGAGCTGATCGAAGTGAGCGATGTCGCGGCTGCGTAACTGGCTTGCTCTGCCGCTCGCCGACCGCTGGCTGCTGCTGTGGGCGTGGCTGCTGCTCGGCGCGATTCGGGTCGGGCTGTGGCTGCTGCCGTTTCGGACGGTTCAGGTGCTCGTGTCGGCGCGGCGCTTCCCCGCGCGATCGGATCATCCGTCGCGCGCCGCGATCGAGCGGATCGGCTGGGCGGTCGCTGTCGCCAGCGCGTACGTGCCGCGCGCGTCGTGCCTGCCGCAGGCGTTGACGGCGCAGGCGCTCCTTCGGCGGCAGGGCTATCCCGCGCAGGTGCGGATCGGCGTGGCACGGGCCGACGGGCGGCTTGAGGCGCACGCCTGGGCTGAGTGCGCGGGCGAGATCGTCATCGGCGGCTCGGCGGAAACACTGGCGCGCTATACTCCTCTGCCCTCACTTCCCATGGAAAGGCATCATGGTGCTAGCTAATCGGCATGTGCGGCTCCAGGCTAATGATCGCTGCGGCGCGTGGCGCACGCGCGGTGCCCGGAGGCGCTGGCTGTGAGCGCGATTGCCGCAGTTGTGCATTGGGATCAGCGGCCCGTCGATGCGCTGCTGCTCGACGCGATGAATCGCTGCATGTGCCGCCGCTGTCCCGACGGCGCGTGGAGCTGGGCCGACGGCGCGTTTGGGCTGGCGCAGGCCGATCTGGCGACGCTGCCCGAAGACGAGCCGGGCGTGCCCGTGGTAGCGGGCGAGCTGCGCATCGCCGCGAGCTGCCGGATCGATAATCGCGCCGAGCTGCGCCGGATGCTGCCGCAGCGCTATCTGCTCGACAGCAACACCGACGCCGCGCTGATTCTGTCGGCATATCTGGCCTGGGGCGAGGCCTGTGTCGAGCGGCTGATCGGCGATTTCGCGTTTGTGATCTGGGATGGCGCGCATCGCAGCCTGTTCGCGGCGCGCGATCTGTCAGGATCGCGTCAGCTTTTCTACTACGCCGACCGCGCGCGGCTGCTGCTGGCCTCGGATCGCATGCAGATCTTGCAGGACACGACCGTGCCGCTGGATGTGGACGAGGAGCAGGTCTTGGCCTATCTGACTCCGGCCTATCACTGGTATAACGGCTGGGATCAGGGCCTTTTTCGCGGCTTTCACGCGCTGCCCGCCGGATCGCTGCTGCGGGCACGGGACGGGCAGGTCGAGGTGCGCGCCTTCTGGCAGTGGCACGAGCGCGAGCCCGACCGGCGCTCGGAGCGTGAGATGCTTGAGCACTACCTGCACACGCTCGACGAGGCGGTTCGCTGCCGGCTGCGCAGCCGTCAGCCGCAGGTGGCGATCGAGCTGAGCGGCGGCCTCGACTCTCCGGCGGTCGCCAGTCTCGCGGCACGTATCGACCCCGATCAGCGACCGGATCTGCATGCGTTCTCGCTGGTCTTCGATACGGTGCCGGAGGTCGACGAGCGCGCGCGAATCCTGCCGGTGCTGGAGCGCTACCCGCTGCGCTCGCATATGCTGCCCGCCGACGATTTGTACGCGCCGCAGTTCATGGACCACCAGTGGACGCCCTACGGCATTCTGGGGCCGCAGGAGCTCTGCATGCCCCGCGCGGTGCCCCGGCTTTACGATGATGTCGCGGGCGCGGGCTGCCGCGTGCTGCTGACCGGCGATCTGGGCGATGCGCTCAACGGCGGCTCCGGGCTGGTCTACTTCGATCTGCTGCGGCGGCGGCGCTGGCCTGAGCTGGCGCGGCGGTTTGGCCTCGATCTGCAACACTCGTGGCGCGATGCGCTGCTCCGCCTGTGCGTCTATGGCGTCGCGCCGCTGGCTCCCATGCCGATCTTCGAGGCCGGGCTGGGCCTGTGGCAGTGCCGCAGGCAGGGCGTGGATGAGCTACCGCGCTACCTTCCGGCGCAGATTCAGCGTCGCATCCGTGAGGTCGATCGCGCGATCCGCCAGGTGCGCCAGACGCGCTTCCAGGTGCGCTGTCCGGTGGCGCGCAGCACGCTGGTGGATATTACGCCGCCGATGGTGCCGATGACCATGGCCTTTCCACAGCCGCTTGAGCGGCGGCATCCCTACGGCGATCGACGGCTGATCGAGCTGGTGCTGGCAATGCCCGCCGCGCTCAAGTGGGAGCCGACGGAGCGCGCCTTTTTGCGCGCCAGCCGCTGGCATCATCGCCGGGCGCTGGCAGGCATTTTGCCCGACGCCGTGCGCGTGGACAATGTCGGCGTGGATTTCTCTCCGGTGATCGACCGCTGCCTGGCTCCCACGGCGATCCGCGACTGGTTTGCGCGCAGCCCGGTCGTGCATATCTTCGAGCGCGGCTACGCGCAGCCCGCGCCCTTCTGGGAAGAGATCGAGCGCTCGGCGGGCGCGAGCAGCTACCTGATCGCGCTGCTGGGCCTTGAGGGCTGGTTCCGCGCGATCGATACCGGCGGAGCGATGCGCCAGCTGATTCCGCCGCGCAGCAGCCACATTCCAAGTGTCAAGTGTCAAGTGTCAGGTTCCAACCTCCAAGTTGCGAGTTCTTAGTTCCTGGGTCGTCCCTTTGTTCTTTGTGCGCCGCGCGCCATGCCCAAAGGATACCCACACGGCACCCGGTTCTTTGTTCTTCATAATCCATCATTCACCAGCCGGTCGAACCGGCGAGAAAGGACCAGACCATGCAGCAGCCACAGACCGATCAGACCGTTCCGGCTTCAACACCGGCTGAGCAGCCGACCGAGAAGCATCCATATCAGCCGCCTGAGCTGCGCTGCTTCGGCAGCGTCACGCAACTGACGCTCGGCACCGGCGGCATCCAGCGCGACGGTCGCGCCAACACGCGCAAGAGCTAACGAGTTTCTTGCCCAGGATGACTACCGCACGTTCGCGCCAGGCCGCGCCCGCTCCGGCCTACACCTACCAGGCGTACGGCCTGACGATCCGCTCGGATCTGGCACTGCCGGAGCTGATCGCCGCATCCGCCGCGACGGCTGATATTACGATTCGGCGCGGAGCGATTACCCGCCCATCGGGTATGGTCCGCAGCGGCGAGCGCTGCCTCTGGGCCACGCCCACCGAAGCCTGTTTGTTCTGGGCCGACGCCGGGACGATCCTGGTGCGCGACGGCGGCGAGATGATCGTCGAGCCTGTGGCGCGGGCGGACGAGCAGACGCTGCGGATCTATCTGCTCGGCCCCGCGCTGGGCGTGCTGCTCCAGCAGCGCGGCCTGCTAGTGCTTCATGCCAGCGCCGCCGCGATCGGGCAGCACGTCGTCGCGTTTGTGGGCGAGTCCGGCGGGGGTAAATCGACGACCGCCGCCGCGCTGCATGCCCGTGGACACGCCGTGCTGGCCGACGATGTGGCCGCGCTGCTCCTGCGCGAGGCCGCGCCGCCGCTGATCTTTCCGGCGATCCCACGGCTCAAGCTGGATGCCGCGCCCGCCGCCGCGCTGGGCTATCCCCCCACCGCTCTCTCCCGCTTCGATGCCGACGACGAGCGTCTGGCGTATCGCGTTGATAAGCAGTTCTCGAGCGCGCCGCTTGCGCTCAGCCGGATCTACGTGCTGGCGGACGGCTCGGCGGTGACGATCGAGCGCTGCCGCCCGCAGGAGTCGTTTGTCGAGCTGCTGCGTCACTCCTACGCGCTGCGGATCATCGGCGATCAGGGCGCGACGGCGGCACACTTTCAGTTGTGTGCTCAGGCCGCTAAGCAGGTGC
It encodes:
- a CDS encoding DUF11 domain-containing protein, producing the protein MSLLLMGLLVTLMSFGGGWGQAYGQTAGPTPTPRRAALNVTKEVDNPRPRPGETVVFTIRVQNVGDTTARDVIVQDNMPGAFEILDVTTSAGTATVRGPTVRVEIPQIDPGATVVITIRARLRPDARGPLINVVIVRDATGALDEQRAEAALAVAGAAAEASDPPSGGPQVPRGPLSNTGADSGLQWSLLLLGLLLMIAGSVVFWRARATR
- a CDS encoding PqqD family peptide modification chaperone, translated to MISKYAIVVATKEQVSSELAGEAVILNLKNGMYYGLDPVGARIWTLIQQPRSVAALFEVILAEYDVDPGRCERDVLALLRDLAAAELIEVSDVAAA
- a CDS encoding lasso peptide biosynthesis B2 protein, yielding MSRLRNWLALPLADRWLLLWAWLLLGAIRVGLWLLPFRTVQVLVSARRFPARSDHPSRAAIERIGWAVAVASAYVPRASCLPQALTAQALLRRQGYPAQVRIGVARADGRLEAHAWAECAGEIVIGGSAETLARYTPLPSLPMERHHGAS
- a CDS encoding asparagine synthase-related protein: MSAIAAVVHWDQRPVDALLLDAMNRCMCRRCPDGAWSWADGAFGLAQADLATLPEDEPGVPVVAGELRIAASCRIDNRAELRRMLPQRYLLDSNTDAALILSAYLAWGEACVERLIGDFAFVIWDGAHRSLFAARDLSGSRQLFYYADRARLLLASDRMQILQDTTVPLDVDEEQVLAYLTPAYHWYNGWDQGLFRGFHALPAGSLLRARDGQVEVRAFWQWHEREPDRRSEREMLEHYLHTLDEAVRCRLRSRQPQVAIELSGGLDSPAVASLAARIDPDQRPDLHAFSLVFDTVPEVDERARILPVLERYPLRSHMLPADDLYAPQFMDHQWTPYGILGPQELCMPRAVPRLYDDVAGAGCRVLLTGDLGDALNGGSGLVYFDLLRRRRWPELARRFGLDLQHSWRDALLRLCVYGVAPLAPMPIFEAGLGLWQCRRQGVDELPRYLPAQIQRRIREVDRAIRQVRQTRFQVRCPVARSTLVDITPPMVPMTMAFPQPLERRHPYGDRRLIELVLAMPAALKWEPTERAFLRASRWHHRRALAGILPDAVRVDNVGVDFSPVIDRCLAPTAIRDWFARSPVVHIFERGYAQPAPFWEEIERSAGASSYLIALLGLEGWFRAIDTGGAMRQLIPPRSSHIPSVKCQVSGSNLQVASS